The nucleotide window ACTTTTATATAGACTGGATTGATGAAAAAGGAAAGATTCTGCAACATACGGTAGCTCCCCTTGTAGATGGCCTTACCAACGGGCAATTTGATATTCCTGCGGAGTATACAGGGCGGTCGTTATCGGTAAAAGCTTATACCAGCTGGATGCTCAATTTTGATTCTTCTTTTCTTTATCGCAAGACAATTAATATTCTCAATAAAGATTCTATAAAGTCGATTCAAAAACCGGTGGTAAAACCCGTGCTTGACTTTTTCCCTGAAAGCGGTGATCTTTTAGCTGGAGTTCCCAATAAAATTGCATTTAAAGCTATTGATCAATGGGGACGCCCGGTTAAAATTAAAGGTGTGGTTGCCGGTGGCGATGGGAAAGTTATCGATAGCCTCCGGACACAGCATGATGGAATGGGCTTTGTGTTGCTGAGTCCCTCTGCAGGTTCGGCTTTTACTGCCCGGTGGAAGGATGAGCAAAACAAGGAATATACTACGCCGCTCCCCGAGGTTAAAAAAAGCGGCGCTCATTTGGAGGTAAAAGTGGCGCCTGGCAAAAGAGAATTCAAAGTAAACCTGTCACCCGATATTGCAGCAGCCTCGGACAGCGTTTATTTGGTTGGTACGATGTTTCAGCATCCTGTATTTACCATTGCTAAAGCAACAAAAAGTGATATCGTGGGTATTGTACCTACCGCTAATCTTCCCTATGGTGTATTAACTATCACGGTGTTGGATAAAAGCTGGAAGCCATTGGCTGAACGCATTACCTATATTGATAACAATGCTCCCTATATTTTTAAGCCAGAAATGGAAGTGGTTCGTTGGGGATTGAGTTACCGGGCCAGGGACGAAGTCAGAATAACGGTTCCGGAGAATGTTGCTTCTTCACTATCTGTATCCGTAACGGACCTTAATATTGATGCGGATACCAGTGATAATATTTTATCGACTTTAATGCTGACCAGCGAACTGAAGGGTAAGGTGAATAATGCGGCGTACTATTTTACCAATCCCTCTGATGAAAAACAACAGAAGCTGGACCTGGTAATGCTTACCAATGGATGGCGCAGGATCAATTGGCAGCAGATCGCTTCCGGCGTTATTCCCAAAGTTATTTATCCAAGAGATACCTCGTATATGTCTTTATCGGGTACTATAACAGGCATCGTGCCGGGGTCTATAGGAGATGGCGCTGCTGCGATGATGATCCTTACGCAAAAAGATCAGCAGAATAAAATGTTGCTGGTACCGGTGCAAAGAAATGGTACGTTTAATGACCCATCGGTTATACTTTTTGACACCGCCCAGGTTTATTACCAGTTCCAGGATAAAAATCTTAAGGGAGCTACCGCACAGTTCTTGCCCAACAAGCTTAGAACGCCGCCTGTTGGTAAGTTCAATACTCACTCATTATTTCCTGATACGACCGGATTATGGCGACACTTACTGCTCGCTGCGGAATTGAGTGATAATATACGCAAAAGCAAGTATAAGGAACTGGAAGCGGTAACAGTTCAGGCCAAGGCTAAACCTCTGATCGATCAGATGGACGAAAAGTATTCCTCCGGCTTATTCAGTGGTGGTGATGCAATTCGTTTTGACCTAATTAATGACAAGTTTGCAATGGTGGGAGATATCTTTACCTACCTGCAGGGCAAAGTAGCAGGACTGCAGATAACGGGACAAGGTGCGGGAGCCTCCCTGAGCTGGCGTGGCGGCAGCCCACAAATTTATGTAGATGAAATGCCTTCTGATATCAGTATGGTATCGTCCATTAATATTACAGACGTAGCGTTTATAAAGGCTTTTCGCCCGCCATTTATGGGCGGATTTAATGGAGGCAATGGTGCAATTGCCATTTATACAAGAAGGGGTAATGATGTGAAACGGGAGCCGGGTGCCGGCATACCCAGTGCGAGGGTAGAAGGGTATACCAATATCCGTGAATTTTACTCGCCCAAATATTTAACGCCAGAACCCGCTCCGGGAGCGGACCGGGATGTGAGAACCACATTGTATTGGAATCCTAATGTAACCATTGATCCCCGTACTAAACAGGCGGTGATCTCATTCTATAATAACGATGTAACAGACGCTTTTAGAGTAGTGATACAGGGCATGACCGCTGATGGCAAAATTGCTTACCTCGAAGAAAGAATGGAATAAGTTTGTTTGAATTAAATTGAACCATAAACAGGAAGTCCCGGTAACTTAAATTGCCGGGACTTTTTTAATCATCTTAAAATCAGTTAAGGTAATAATTCAACGCCGTCCAAAACAATAGATTCCGCGTTGATTCCCAGGCTGATGGAGCCCGCATAGTCGTAGTTGTACGGTGAGTAAGACTCTGATATACTGGATATGATTGCTTTTTTTAGCAAGGTTTCTTTTTTAGCTTCTTTCCCATAATTATCGGTCATGGTAACCAGGATATCGTAGCTGGCTTTTTTGTTTTTGAGGGCCAGTAGCAGATCCTTTTCAAGCTTAAGGGGTGTAACAGAATAGTAAATATATTTTTTGGGTGCGTAAGAGCTATCCTCCACATAAACCTCCCTGTTGATACTATAGCTGGAGGACGCCAGTGCTGTTTTGACGGTTTTACCATTGAACGAGAAGCTCATTTCAATGGAATAGCGTTTTTCGTTCTGCGCCCATAAACCTGGGCTCCACAATGTTACAAGAATCAGGATAAGACCTAAGGTAAACTGTTTTTTCATTTGTCTATATTTAATATGAGTAATAGAACAACGAAAATATATTTTTCCCGTTTAGCATCTCAATCTTACTACCTTTGAATATATTTAATTTTTATATGAAGAAAATTTTATTAAGTCTAAGTCTGGGCTTATCTTTTGCAGTGTCTGCTCAAACCACCACTGCTATTATTAAAGGGACCTTAAAAAATATAAAAGAGGAAGTGCCTTTCCTGTTTTATTCTTACCGGAACGGTGACGATGTGGTAAGAGATAGTGTGCCAGTTAAAGATGCCATGTATACCATATCGGCAGAGGCCGAAATGCCTTTAATGGTGAACCTTTCTATTATCAGTCCTTCAAAAAGAGGAGCCAGTAATAGTACCGCTTCAATATTTGTAGAAAAGGGCGTGAATACCGCGGTTTCCATTGATTCTTTTTCAAATATCTCTGTGAAAGAATCCAAAGCTAATGCTGAGTATTCAAAACTTAAATCGGATATCAAGCCTTTTCAAAAGCAGATGCGTGAGTTGACAGCAGAATATCCTAAATACCGGGAGGCCAATGACACCGCTGCTATGAGAAAAGTAGAAGAGGGGTACGAAGTCCTCCAGAATCAAATGAATGAAGAGGTATATGGAGCCTATGTTAGAAAGAATCCTTCATCCCCTGTTGCATTATACGCGCTGGGGCAGTATGCCGGATATGATATTGACGTTGCTAAAATTGAGCCCTTATACAACACGCTGCCGGCAGCTGCCCGTGGTACTGCAGCAGGACAGCGCTTTGGCAAAAAGATAGCTATCGCCAAAGCAACAGCCATTGGAGCTATAGCTCCCGAGTTTTCTCAAGCCGATACATCGGGCAAAATGGTTTCGCTCGCATCATTCCGCGGCAAATATGTGCTGGTAGATTTTTGGGCCAGCTGGTGTGGGCCCTGTCGTGCCGAAAATCCTAATGTAGTAGCAGCATTCGATAAATATAAAGACAAAAACTTTACCGTGCTGGGTGTTTCCCTGGATGATGAAGAAAGAGACGGGCAAAAAAAATGGTTAGCAGCTATTGCCAAAGATCATCTCACCTGGACGCATGTTTCCGATTTGAAGTTCTGGGACAACGCAGTAGCCAAACAGTATGGTATACAGGCTATTCCTCAAAATCTTTTACTGGATCCGTCTGGTAAGATCGTAGCTAAAAATATAAGAGGAGAGGAGCTACAGACGAAGCTGGAGGAGCTAATTAAATGATGTTAGCGACAAATTTTAATAATGGCCCCCTGATATGGGGGCTTTTTTGTGCCCGATTTTATGCAAACGATTGATCAGTTTTTTGTACTGAAGCATCAATAAATTTGTTGAAGCCCCAACAAATTATTTTATGATTAAGCTACTGTCATTTTGCTGTTTATCGTTTTTGATAAGTGTTGTTCACAGCCAGCCTGTGCTATTGCCTATAGGTGGTAATGCCTGGACCTTAGATAATTCCAATAGCCTGCGGATCAGGAATAATGGAATTACCCGCTGGCAGGAGGATAATGCGGGCTTTGCAGCTTATATACGGGTAACTCGGCCCGGATTGGTAAAAGTTGGGCTGGAGACGGATAAGCTGTCGTCAGCTTCGCAATTATGGGTTTCCATTTCAGGAGACACTAAAACGATAACTGTTAATGATAAGGATACGGTGCATTGGGCAGGAGAGTGGGTATTGAAAGATAGCGGCTATGTAGCTATCTTGGTAAGAGGGCTTAAAAAAACAGGAACTGAGTATCCTGTTGTTAGGGCACTGAAGCTGGAGGGCACTGCCATAACCAACCAGGCAAGTTATACCAAAAACAACGACGGAAATTTTTTTCATTGGGGCAGAAGAGGACCTTCCGTGCATATGAATTACCAGTTACCAAAGGGCGTCGACGCGGAGTGGTTCTATAACGAAGTGACCGTTCCCAAAGGTAACGATGTGCTGGGTTCTTATTTCATGGCGAATGGATTTGGCGAGGGGTATTTTGGCATGCAGGTAAACGGGCCTTTAGAAAGAAGGATATTGTTTTCGGTATGGAGTCCTTTTCATACGGATGATCCCAAAGCTATTCCGGAAGACCAAAAAATAAAGATGTTGAAAAAAGGAGATGATGTGTATACTGGTGAGTTTGGAAATGAAGGATCCGGTGGGCAAAGTTTTTTAAAATATAACTGGAAAGCTGAGGATACACAAAAATTTTTACTTCACGTAAGGCCCGATGGAGCGTCGCATACTATTTATACGGCTTATTTTTTCGATCAGGAAAAAAATAACTGGAGACTGGTGGCCAGCTTCAGAAGGCCAAAGCTAGCTACCTATTTAAAGCGTCCTCACTCGTTTCTGGAAAATTTTAATCCGGATATGGGTAATATAGAGCGTAAAGTGTTTTTCGGTAACCAGTGGGTGCTCGATACAAACGGCGAATGGCACGAACTTACTAAAGCTACTTTTACCGCAGACAATACGGCCCGGATAGGATATCGTAAAGATTACAGTGGGGGCGCCAATGACCAACGGTTCTTTTTAAGAAACTGCGGGTTCTTTAACGATTATACTCCTTATAATCAGGTTTTCGAGCGAAAGCCAACAGGTAAAAAGCCGCAGGTTAACCTGGAGCAACTGCCATAAACCGTATTTTTCTACTCCTCGTTATTAAAGTACAGCTTATAAAAACGGCCCTTATCGTCTTCGCCATGTTCAATCATTTCGCGGTTGCCATGAATATAGATATGAAAGTTTTTGTCGAGCTTGATCACACTTTTATAAGCGCGGTTCTGGCTTTTTACAGCGGCAGGTGAAATAGAAAAGTTTTCGGCGATATCTATATCTCTTTCGGCTGCATAATGTTGTTTGTATTTGTCAAAGCTTTCAATAAAGTCCTGGTGATGCAATACTTCATTATTGAAAGTTTCCTGGTCGAAATGTTGTTTCTCCTTAAAAAAAGCCATGCTGCGATTGAGCATGTCGGCCTGGTCGGCCTTGGTTACGTTGTATTGCTCGGGTAAATGCTCTACAACATAAGTTTTGTAGAGCGCCATGGTGTTTTCGGTATTGAAATATTGATCCTGCCTTTGCTGTATACGTAAGAAACTATCCGTCCAGTAGCGGGCTTCAGCCGATTTGCTCTTGGTATCCACCACCGAAACGATAAAGCCGTTTTCCCGGTCGGTATTATAGATCATACAGCCTTTATCCAGCTTGTTAATATTAATTCCCTGTTCGCTTTCCATTTCAAATGCGTCCTCAACAGGAAACACTTTTAAGAAAGGTTCTTTCTGCTCTGATTTAAAGATTCCAATTGCATCTACCGTTTCGCCGTTCAGCAAACCTTCCCTAAAGTAAACCACGTACAGCTCACCACCTTTAACATTGGGGTGATTACCCAGGTTATATAAATGCTGTGCCAGCTGTTTCGACTGTAAAAGCGTTTGCTCGGGGTTGTCGAATATGGAGCAAACCGATTTCCATACGTCATTATTGCTGATATGTCCTTCACTGAAGAACTGGAAGTATTCCTCCGATTTAAAAGGCGTTAAAAAATACTTGATCAGCAAATCTTTTACTTCCGGGTCAAGCACCAGTTCTTTTTTGGAAAGGGTTAAATATTCCCCTTCAGACTCGTTACCAACATTATGAACGGCGATATGGGTAATAGAACTTCCTTCGAAATACTGCATGTGGTCTTATTTTAAAGGGCTGCAAGGTAAAGAAATGTTGGGAAGTTGAGTAGCAACAATGAGAGCTGATAAGTTAAAAGATTAACAGGTCTTCCATAATGGCACCAACCTCATATCATTTTTTAGTTTTACACGAAAAGATGTACTATTTTAGAAGAGCCATAGATAGCGAGCCGCTTTATATAGTCTTTGCTAAAAATCAATATATGAAACGCAGAAAATTTCTTCATTCTTCTTTTGCGGCTGCCGCAGGTGTTACAACAATCGGCGCACATGCATCAACCGGCAAAGAGGCCGCAGTATTAAAGGAAGTATATGAATGGCGCGAGTACGAACTACAATTTGGCGCCGATAAAAGTTTGCTGGAGCAATATTTAAAAACGGCATTGATACCGGCATTCAATAAATATGGAGTAAAGGCGGTGGGGGTATTCAAGGAGTGGAAGGAGGCTGAGCCAGCCAGGCTTTTTATACTGATTCCTTATTCTTCTGCTGAAAGCTACTTTTCCGTAAATGCCATGGTTAAAAAAGACCCGGATTATATTAAGAACAGCACTGCCTATAACAATGTACCGGCTGGCAAACCCCTATACAATCGTTTTACTTCCTCCCTGATGGCCGCTTTTGATGGCTGGCCGCACATGACTGTACCGGCGGGTGTATCCCGGATATTTGAATTAAGAACCTATGAGGGGTACAGTGAAGATGCGGTAAAAAGGAAAATAAAGATGTTTCATGACGGCGAGTTTCCCATTTTTAAAAGGGCAAAACTGAACCCGGTGTTTTTTGGTGAGGTAATTGCGGGCGACAGGTTACCCCGTCTTACCTATATGGTTACCTGTAACAATATCGAAGAACGCGACAAAGGATGGGGCACTTTTGTGGCTGATCCTGAATGGAAAAGGTTGATAACCGACCCGCAATACGCAAATACCATTTCAAAGATCAGCAATGCTTTTTTGGTACCCACACCCTATTCCCAGGTATAGCCGGCCTGCGGGCTTTGAGCCTGCAAGGGGTTGTCATAAAGCCAGCTATTAATAGCATTCCTGTCATCTTATTTTATCGTACCTTTGCACGCCTCCAAAGAGGTTTTAGAATATGAAGCATATTAGGAATTTCTGCATTATTGCACATATCGACCATGGTAAAAGTACCCTGGCGGACAGGCTTTTACAGCAAACCAATACCATTAGCGACCGGGAGATGATGGACCAGGTATTGGACGATATGGACCTGGAGCGCGAAAAAGGCATTACCATTAAAAGTAAGGCCATCCAGATCAATTATAAATCAAAAGCAGGCGAAGATTATACGCTGAACCTGATTGACACCCCGGGCCACGTGGATTTTAGCTACGAAGTGAGCCGTGCGCTGGCAGCCTGTGAAGGTGCTTTGTTGCTGGTGGATGCAACGCAGGGGATTCAGGCTCAAACAATTAGTAATTTATACCTGGCTATTGATAATGACCTTGAAATTATCCCTGTCATCAATAAAATTGATATGGATGGCGCGATGATCGAAGAGGTAAAAGACCAGATCATTGAGCTCATCGGCTGTAAGCCGGAGGATATTTTGTTGGCCAGCGGTCGTACAGGATTAGGAATTGAGGAAGTGCTGGAAGCTATTGTTGATAGAATTCCGGCTCCTGAAGGAGATGAAGCAGCGCCTTTACAGGCATTGATCTTTGACAGCGTATTTAATAGTTTCCGTGGTATCATTGTGTATTATCGTATTCTGAACGGGACTATTAAGAAGGGCGATAAAGTGAAATTTGTAAGCACCGGACAGGAATATGAGGCAGATGAGATCGGTATCTTGAAATTGAAGATGACCGAGAAGAAAGAAGTTCGTGCCGGTGATGTAGGATATATTATTACTGGTATTAAAAATGCGAAAGAGGTAAAGGTAGGGGATACCATTACTTTAGCATCAAACGCTAACCCCGAACAAATCAAAGGCTTTGAAGAGGTGAAACCCATGGTATTTGCGGGTATTTACCCGGTTAACACCGATGAATTTGAGGAGCTGCGCGACTGTATGGATAAACTGCAGCTGAACGACGCTTCTTTAACTTTTGAGCTGGAAACATCGCAGGCGCTGGGCTTCGGTTTCCGGTGTGGATTCTTAGGAATGCTGCATATGGAGATCATCCAGGAGCGCCTGGAACGTGAGTTCAATCAAACCGTAATCACTACGGTACCCAACGTAAGTTTTATTGCTTACACCACGAAAGGAGAGAAAATTACTGTGAATAACCCGTCAGAGTTTCCTGATCCGGTTAAAACAGACCGTATTGAAGAGCCGTTTATCAGGGCACAGATCATTACCAAGCCAGAATACATCGGTAATATTATGACGCTTTGCCTGGGTAAGCGGGGCTTTCTCATTAATCAAAGCTACCTGACTACCACCCGTGTAGAGCTGGTTTTTGAGATGCCTTTAACGGAGATTGTGTTTGATTTCTATGACAAGTTGAAGTCTCAAACAAGAGGTTATGCCTCTTTTGATTATCACCCGATAGGATACCGTGATAGTGATATTGCCAAGATGGACATATTACTCAACAATGAGAAAGTAGATGCTTTAAGCGCATTGATTCACCGCAGCCGTGCACATGAATTTGGTCGTAAGCTTTGCGAAAAATTAAAAGAATTATTGCCACGCCAGCAGTTCCAGATCGCCATACAGGCAGCCATTGGCGCGAAGATCGTGGCGAGGGAGAATATCTCTGCAATGCGTAAGGATGTAACCGCAAAATGTTATGGTGGTGACATCAGCCGTAAGCGTAAATTACTGGAAAAGCAGAAAGAAGGTAAAAAGCGTATGCGCCAGATTGGTAACGTAGAAGTGCCGCAGGAAGCGTTTTTAGCGGTATTGAAGCTGGATGATTAGTGTGGATAGTTGAAAGGTTAATCAGTTGACTGGTTGAAAGGGAAAATTTCCAGCCTTAAATTTCAAACTTTAAACTTTTTCTTTACTTTTGCGACCCTTAGTTCCTATATATCTTCAACTTTGAATCTTAGTTAAAGAAAAGAAGTATTTGAAGTCGGGGGGGTGGGAAAGAGTTC belongs to Niabella yanshanensis and includes:
- a CDS encoding TlpA disulfide reductase family protein — its product is MKKILLSLSLGLSFAVSAQTTTAIIKGTLKNIKEEVPFLFYSYRNGDDVVRDSVPVKDAMYTISAEAEMPLMVNLSIISPSKRGASNSTASIFVEKGVNTAVSIDSFSNISVKESKANAEYSKLKSDIKPFQKQMRELTAEYPKYREANDTAAMRKVEEGYEVLQNQMNEEVYGAYVRKNPSSPVALYALGQYAGYDIDVAKIEPLYNTLPAAARGTAAGQRFGKKIAIAKATAIGAIAPEFSQADTSGKMVSLASFRGKYVLVDFWASWCGPCRAENPNVVAAFDKYKDKNFTVLGVSLDDEERDGQKKWLAAIAKDHLTWTHVSDLKFWDNAVAKQYGIQAIPQNLLLDPSGKIVAKNIRGEELQTKLEELIK
- a CDS encoding DUF3472 domain-containing protein → MIKLLSFCCLSFLISVVHSQPVLLPIGGNAWTLDNSNSLRIRNNGITRWQEDNAGFAAYIRVTRPGLVKVGLETDKLSSASQLWVSISGDTKTITVNDKDTVHWAGEWVLKDSGYVAILVRGLKKTGTEYPVVRALKLEGTAITNQASYTKNNDGNFFHWGRRGPSVHMNYQLPKGVDAEWFYNEVTVPKGNDVLGSYFMANGFGEGYFGMQVNGPLERRILFSVWSPFHTDDPKAIPEDQKIKMLKKGDDVYTGEFGNEGSGGQSFLKYNWKAEDTQKFLLHVRPDGASHTIYTAYFFDQEKNNWRLVASFRRPKLATYLKRPHSFLENFNPDMGNIERKVFFGNQWVLDTNGEWHELTKATFTADNTARIGYRKDYSGGANDQRFFLRNCGFFNDYTPYNQVFERKPTGKKPQVNLEQLP
- a CDS encoding nucleoid-associated protein, with protein sequence MQYFEGSSITHIAVHNVGNESEGEYLTLSKKELVLDPEVKDLLIKYFLTPFKSEEYFQFFSEGHISNNDVWKSVCSIFDNPEQTLLQSKQLAQHLYNLGNHPNVKGGELYVVYFREGLLNGETVDAIGIFKSEQKEPFLKVFPVEDAFEMESEQGININKLDKGCMIYNTDRENGFIVSVVDTKSKSAEARYWTDSFLRIQQRQDQYFNTENTMALYKTYVVEHLPEQYNVTKADQADMLNRSMAFFKEKQHFDQETFNNEVLHHQDFIESFDKYKQHYAAERDIDIAENFSISPAAVKSQNRAYKSVIKLDKNFHIYIHGNREMIEHGEDDKGRFYKLYFNNEE
- a CDS encoding NIPSNAP family protein; the encoded protein is MKRRKFLHSSFAAAAGVTTIGAHASTGKEAAVLKEVYEWREYELQFGADKSLLEQYLKTALIPAFNKYGVKAVGVFKEWKEAEPARLFILIPYSSAESYFSVNAMVKKDPDYIKNSTAYNNVPAGKPLYNRFTSSLMAAFDGWPHMTVPAGVSRIFELRTYEGYSEDAVKRKIKMFHDGEFPIFKRAKLNPVFFGEVIAGDRLPRLTYMVTCNNIEERDKGWGTFVADPEWKRLITDPQYANTISKISNAFLVPTPYSQV
- the lepA gene encoding translation elongation factor 4 codes for the protein MKHIRNFCIIAHIDHGKSTLADRLLQQTNTISDREMMDQVLDDMDLEREKGITIKSKAIQINYKSKAGEDYTLNLIDTPGHVDFSYEVSRALAACEGALLLVDATQGIQAQTISNLYLAIDNDLEIIPVINKIDMDGAMIEEVKDQIIELIGCKPEDILLASGRTGLGIEEVLEAIVDRIPAPEGDEAAPLQALIFDSVFNSFRGIIVYYRILNGTIKKGDKVKFVSTGQEYEADEIGILKLKMTEKKEVRAGDVGYIITGIKNAKEVKVGDTITLASNANPEQIKGFEEVKPMVFAGIYPVNTDEFEELRDCMDKLQLNDASLTFELETSQALGFGFRCGFLGMLHMEIIQERLEREFNQTVITTVPNVSFIAYTTKGEKITVNNPSEFPDPVKTDRIEEPFIRAQIITKPEYIGNIMTLCLGKRGFLINQSYLTTTRVELVFEMPLTEIVFDFYDKLKSQTRGYASFDYHPIGYRDSDIAKMDILLNNEKVDALSALIHRSRAHEFGRKLCEKLKELLPRQQFQIAIQAAIGAKIVARENISAMRKDVTAKCYGGDISRKRKLLEKQKEGKKRMRQIGNVEVPQEAFLAVLKLDD